The bacterium genomic interval TGGTAGTTCTCGACGTACTGCGTCCCATGCGCCGAGCTGAGGATGCGGTTGGGGATGATGCATTCGCGGATTCGGATGGGCTCAAAGAGGTGTGGAAATGCGCCCGTCATCACGGTTCGTTGTCCTCCCCGTCGAGCGCCAGCAACCGGCCCAAAGTGCGAACCGTTGCCAGCGTCTCCAGATGTTCAACCGCATTGATGATTGCAGCGCGGCGCCGGGCGCCGATCCGCTGCGGGCAGAAGTCGCAGCAGGCATGAAACTTCGCAAGGCGCTCCTCATTGGAAAGCGGCCGGCTGGGATGGCCTCGTAGAATGGAGACGGTCTGACGGAGGATGCGGCCATTCGTGAGTCGGATCGCCACCGATTGCGGGACGAACGTGACCGGATCCGTGATCGCGGGATCGCAGTGGACCGTGATGCGTCCCGCGAGCTCCAGCACGGCCGGATCCGCGGTGGCGTGCTCGGTGAAATCCTCCAGCTGGATGCGGCGCCGACAAATCGCTGCCGCGACACAGTACGCGGCGCTGACGATCGCCTCCACAACCGGATGGCCGCGCAGTGAGCCGAACGGATGACCAGAGACGCCGAACGCGTTCGGCGGCAGCGAGATATCCGCCGAGGCGACCTGCGCGGGTTGAAGGTCGTGTGCCAACGTAAGGCTCAGGGCGGCCTCGACGGCGCCATGGTTGTCGCGGGCGCACGGATAGGGCTTGAGCGATAGGTCGAGCAGGTGAAAGCGAGTACCGAGCCCGTCCGTCAGCGTGGCGGGGTGGTAGTCGCCGCGTTCGTAGAGATTGTAGTAGCCGAACTCGCCTTCGAGCCATCGATGGGCGCCGGTCAGGCCGCCTTCGGCGAGGACCGCCGAGAGGACGCCAACCTTGCTTGCGAACCCGGCGTGTACCCGCTTCACGGTCGCGCCCTCGCGCAGCGGCTGGACGTTCGCCGCGGACTGACTGTAGGCGATACCGCAAGCGTCGAGGATGCCCTCGGTGTCGAGCCGCAGGATGCGGGCGGACGCGGCGGCAGCCGCCATGCCGGCGAGCGATCCGGTCGGAAGAAACTCCTGACCGCGCCGTCGCGCGCGCCCCATGCGGCACAGCATCTCGGTCCCCGCCGCCACGGCTGCCAGGAGATCGGCGCCCGTGGCATCGCGCGCCTCGCCCAGGGCGAGCGTAGCCGGAAGGATCGATGGCTGAGTATGCAGCATCGCGTCGTCGAGCGTGTCGTCGAAGTCGCGCGCCGTCGCCATGACGCCGTTGGCGAGCGCCGCCCACGGCGCGGCGACCCGCGTCGGCCGCGCGTAGAGACTGCTGTCCGCGGGGCCGCTCCATTGCGTCACGGCGCGCAGCACCGCATCGACGCCGGGCGCTTCCGCGCCGGCGAGGCTCACGCCGATCGAGTCGAGGATCAACGCTTTGAGCTGGCGGGCAACCGCGTCCGGAAGAGCCGTCACCTCGAGCGCGGCCGCGAAGCGCGCGAACCGATCCTCAGATGTTGGCGGGGTGGGCCTGAGTGTCGCCATGACTACCGCGGCGCGAACCGGCCGCCGAACCGCGCGATGAGCGATTGGAAGATCCGGTCGATTACGAAGCCCAGGGTGCCGAGGGCGATCACCCCGGAAAAGACGGTACTCGTGTCCAGGAACAGAACGCCGCTGTTTACGAGGTAGCCCAACCCCTCGTTCGCAGCCAGCATCTCGGCCGCCACGACCGTCATGAAGGAGTTGCCCATCGCGATGCGCATGCCCGTGAAGATGTACGGTACGCTCGCGGGGAGCATCACCAGGAAGAAGATCTGGAGCGGTCCGCCGCCGAAGGTGCGAGCCATCCGGATCTTGTTCCGGGGGATGGCGATCACCCCGGCCATGGTGTTGAGCGCCACCACGAACACTGTAGTGTACACGATCAGCAGAACCTTTGCGAGCTCCCCGGTGCCGACCCAGAGCAGGACTGGGGCGAACCAAGCCAGCGGAGGGACGAAACGCAGGAAGTGTACGTAGGGCTCGAGCAGGGCGCGGGCCGTCCTGGACGTTCCCAAGAGCAGGCCGAGCAGGATCCCGATCACGCTCCCCGCGATGAACCCGGCGAGGATCCGGAGCAAGCTGACCGCGGCGGCCACTTCCAGCCGTCCGTCGAGGATCAGTCCGGCCAGGCGCGCGAACGTGGTGCTCGGCGGCGGGAAGAGGACAAACAGGTGAAAGCGATCGGCCGCCAGCTGCCAGCAACCCAGCACGGCGACGAGCGAGACACCGTAGATCAATATTGTGTTGAGATGGTCGTCCCACAGCGCCCGCCCGATGCGCGCCCAGCGGGAGGACCCGGCCACCGAGACCGTGGTGAGGAGGCGGTTGTTAGCGTGCACGGTAGCGCCGCAATACACGGTGCTGTGCGAGATCGAAGAGGCGATCCGCGGTAAGGCCGAACACGCCCAAGATGACGATGGTGCCGAACATCACGTCCGATCTGAAGAAGATGCGCGAGCTGTAGATCAGGTAGCCGAGGCCGTTGTTTCCGGCCAGCATCTCGGCGCCGATCACCGTCATGAAGGAGTTACCCATGCCAATCCGCATGCCGGTCACGATGAACGGGACGCTCGTTGGGAGCGTGACGTACCGGAAGACCTGCCAGGGGCGCGCCCCAAACGCCTGTGCCATGCGGATGCGGTCTCGATGCACGTGCGCGACCCCCGCCATGGTGTTCACCAGGACGATAAAGATCGTCGCGTACACGACCAGAAAGAGCTTGGTCGTCTCGCCGATCCCGAACCAGATCGTGGCGGGTGCGATCCAGGCAATCGGCGTGACGAACCGAAAGAAGTTCAGGTAAGGCTCGAAGAACCTCCGCACGATCGAGACGGATCCCATGAGCAGGCCGACGACGGCGCCGCCGAGGCTACCGAGCGCGAACCCGGCGAGGACCCGGAACAGCGTCACCGAGATGTCTCGTGGCAGGATGCCAGCGCGGGCCGTCGTCCCGAGGGCGGCCGCGGTCTGGGTGACTGACGGAAAGAGAATGGAACGGAATACGAGCGTGCTCGTGAGCTGCCAAATGACGAGCATCCCGGCGATCGAGAGCAGTGCTAGGGCGATGTCACGCGGCCCGTCGGTGAAACGCCCTCTCAAGGAGCGGCCGCCGAGGGCGCCACCCGGGAGGGCGGCGGATGCGCCCTTCATCGACTTTCCTTCCGCATCGCGCTCATGACTTCTTCGGAGACCGCCCGCTCGATCCGCGCGTACATCGTCGCGAAGGACGCGTCCCCCCGACTGCGAGGTCGGGGTAGGTCGTTGGTGACGATTTCTTTGATGTTGGAGTCCGGGCCGGCCCGCATGATGCCGATCCGGTCCCCGAGGATGATCGCTTCGGCGATGTCGTGAGTGATGAACAGCACGGTGCGTCTCGTTTCCGTCCAGATGCGCGCCAGCTCGTCCTGGAGGATCGTGCGGGTTTGCGCGTCGACCGCGGCAAATGGCTCGTCCATCAAGAGAATGTCGGCATTGGACACCAGGGCACGTGCGATCTGAACCCGTTGCTTCATCCCACCGGACAGTTCGGCCGGGTGCTTGGCGCCATGGCCGGCCAGTCCCACCGTTTCGAGCACCTGCCCGGCCCGCTGCTTTCGTTCGGCCCGAGACACCCCGGCTAACAGCAGGCCGAACTCGACGTTTTCGGCCGTGGAGAGCCACCCCAGGAGCGAATCATCTCCTTGGAAGACGACGACACGATCTGGTCCGGGGCCCGTGATCGGTTGACCGTCGACCGAGACGTGCCCTTCGAGGGGATGCTCGAAGCCGGCGAGCATGTTGAGGGCGGTGGTCTTCCCGCAGCCGCTTGGCCCCAACAGCAGGAAGAACTCCCGCCGTTTCAACTCGAGGGTAAAGTCGGTGAGGACCGCCGTCTGCTTCTCCCGGTAGGCGAAGGAGACGGCATCGAACGCGATGTACCGGGTCCTCACAGCGCTCGGAACCATGGCGCGCTCAGAGCCTGCTGGGGTCGGCCTCTTTCATGAATTCCGTCGTGACGAACTTCGAGAGGTCGGGCTTGGTCGACACGAGCTTGCGGTCGACGAGGTACTGATCGACCCGATCGAGTTCGGCCAGTGACGCCTTATCGAAACGTACGCTATAGTCGAAATACCCGACGAAGCGCCTGGCGTCCGCGGGCTTTATCTGGAACGCCTGTGAAATGACAGTGGCGGTCTCGTCGGGGTGAGCGTTGGCCCAGTCGCCTGCCTCGATCAGGGCCTTGAGAAACGCCACGGCGAGAGCCTTGTTCGAGTAGACTTTCTGAGAAACGCCCGCGTACACGCGCAGCGGCATGACCCCATCGTCGCCCGAGCGCGCAAGAATCCTCGTGCCCGGGACGTCGTCTGTGGCGCGCGTGAGGCTCGGTTCGAACGCGAAAAAGGCGTCGATGTCCCCCTTCGCGAGCGCAGGCACCATTTGCGCGAATTGCAGATTGACCAGCGTGATTTTGCTCTCATCGAGACCGTAGTGCTTCGCATACAGGTGATAATAGTACTCCGGCGAGGTGCCGAACTGGGTGCCGACTCTCTTCCCGATCAGATCGCCGGGCTTTGTGATGGAGGATTTCGCGACCGCCCCGAACTGCTTGTCGGAGCGCTCGTACTCAGCGATGATCTTGATGTTGCCACCCTGAGCGGCGACCAGCGGGACGTTGTACTGGCCGTTGCCGGCGAAGTCGGACTGGCCGGTCAAGACCGCTTCCAATGCTTCCTGTCCTGACGGAAAGACCTTCAGGGTGGCGTTGATGCCGTGCCGCTCCATGAAGCCGTTCCGGACGGCCACCTGTATTGACGCGTACGAAGCGTCAATCCCCGAGCCAATGACGAGGGAGCCCAACGCCGGCGGAGCCGCCGACGCAACCGGCCCTAAACTTCCCGCGCCGATGGCAAGCACGCAGATCAAGCCCGCGATTAGGGCGCTCGCCCAGACTCGCGTCACAGCGGTCCTGTGCTGCATCTCCCCACCTCCCCTAACGACAGCCGATGCTCATGTGAGTCACGACGGAGCAGGGATCTTGACAGGAATGAAAACGTGTTTTATGTTACAACAGTGTTTCAGAATCTGTCAATTCTCCCTTTATCTGCACGACGGAACGTGCCGCATCGGGAGGTAGCTCATGCCTGTTTGGAGCGATACCTTGAGCGAACAGGACCGACAAGTAATCGCCCGGGGCGGCTACGGCAAGAAGCGAGGCCTCGGCCATGCTCCCGCGCTGATCCTGATCGACTGCCAATATAATCACATCGGCGCTGACAAGCCGATTCTTGAACAGATCACCGAATATCCTGCGGGCGGTGGCGC includes:
- a CDS encoding ABC transporter substrate-binding protein → MQHRTAVTRVWASALIAGLICVLAIGAGSLGPVASAAPPALGSLVIGSGIDASYASIQVAVRNGFMERHGINATLKVFPSGQEALEAVLTGQSDFAGNGQYNVPLVAAQGGNIKIIAEYERSDKQFGAVAKSSITKPGDLIGKRVGTQFGTSPEYYYHLYAKHYGLDESKITLVNLQFAQMVPALAKGDIDAFFAFEPSLTRATDDVPGTRILARSGDDGVMPLRVYAGVSQKVYSNKALAVAFLKALIEAGDWANAHPDETATVISQAFQIKPADARRFVGYFDYSVRFDKASLAELDRVDQYLVDRKLVSTKPDLSKFVTTEFMKEADPSRL
- a CDS encoding ABC transporter permease, which codes for MKGASAALPGGALGGRSLRGRFTDGPRDIALALLSIAGMLVIWQLTSTLVFRSILFPSVTQTAAALGTTARAGILPRDISVTLFRVLAGFALGSLGGAVVGLLMGSVSIVRRFFEPYLNFFRFVTPIAWIAPATIWFGIGETTKLFLVVYATIFIVLVNTMAGVAHVHRDRIRMAQAFGARPWQVFRYVTLPTSVPFIVTGMRIGMGNSFMTVIGAEMLAGNNGLGYLIYSSRIFFRSDVMFGTIVILGVFGLTADRLFDLAQHRVLRRYRAR
- a CDS encoding ABC transporter permease, with product MHANNRLLTTVSVAGSSRWARIGRALWDDHLNTILIYGVSLVAVLGCWQLAADRFHLFVLFPPPSTTFARLAGLILDGRLEVAAAVSLLRILAGFIAGSVIGILLGLLLGTSRTARALLEPYVHFLRFVPPLAWFAPVLLWVGTGELAKVLLIVYTTVFVVALNTMAGVIAIPRNKIRMARTFGGGPLQIFFLVMLPASVPYIFTGMRIAMGNSFMTVVAAEMLAANEGLGYLVNSGVLFLDTSTVFSGVIALGTLGFVIDRIFQSLIARFGGRFAPR
- a CDS encoding MmgE/PrpD family protein, which gives rise to MATLRPTPPTSEDRFARFAAALEVTALPDAVARQLKALILDSIGVSLAGAEAPGVDAVLRAVTQWSGPADSSLYARPTRVAAPWAALANGVMATARDFDDTLDDAMLHTQPSILPATLALGEARDATGADLLAAVAAGTEMLCRMGRARRRGQEFLPTGSLAGMAAAAASARILRLDTEGILDACGIAYSQSAANVQPLREGATVKRVHAGFASKVGVLSAVLAEGGLTGAHRWLEGEFGYYNLYERGDYHPATLTDGLGTRFHLLDLSLKPYPCARDNHGAVEAALSLTLAHDLQPAQVASADISLPPNAFGVSGHPFGSLRGHPVVEAIVSAAYCVAAAICRRRIQLEDFTEHATADPAVLELAGRITVHCDPAITDPVTFVPQSVAIRLTNGRILRQTVSILRGHPSRPLSNEERLAKFHACCDFCPQRIGARRRAAIINAVEHLETLATVRTLGRLLALDGEDNEP
- a CDS encoding ABC transporter ATP-binding protein: MVPSAVRTRYIAFDAVSFAYREKQTAVLTDFTLELKRREFFLLLGPSGCGKTTALNMLAGFEHPLEGHVSVDGQPITGPGPDRVVVFQGDDSLLGWLSTAENVEFGLLLAGVSRAERKQRAGQVLETVGLAGHGAKHPAELSGGMKQRVQIARALVSNADILLMDEPFAAVDAQTRTILQDELARIWTETRRTVLFITHDIAEAIILGDRIGIMRAGPDSNIKEIVTNDLPRPRSRGDASFATMYARIERAVSEEVMSAMRKESR